The DNA segment TGGACATCACATACTCTCATTAATGCAGAAACATCTGGTTCATGAGGTTGTGCTGTTAGCGGATCTCTTAAAAAGATTACAAAATCCATATTTCCTGAAGTTATAAGAGCGCCTATTTGTAAATCGCCACCATACGGTCCTGAAGCAAATTTTGTTATTTTTAATCCAACTTTTTCTTCAATTAAAGCACCTGTTGAACTTGTAGCGTATAAATTGCATTTTTCAAATACATGCTTCCATTCTTTAACAAACATAACTAAATCTAATTTTTTCTTATCGTGCGCTATTAATGCAACATTTATCATTTTTCTACCTCCTATGATTTTCTTATATATTAAATTATATCATATTTATATGATTTTATATCTAAAATAAAAAAAACGACCCAAAATTTGGGTCGCCTAAATAAATATCAAAAATATTATACCACAAAATATTGTTTTTGTCAAGTAAAATTTTTATTAATTGATAAAAATAGATATTTTGTTATCCATTCTACTTAATTTATATAATAAAACACGATAATCACTATTTATTGTTTAATTTTGTTATTATTTTAATTTTGATATTATATAAATCTATGATAGAATATAATTAGATATAAATTGTATCTAAATTTTATTAGGGGGGATTAAATATGAAAAATGGTATTATAGGAATTTTAAATTATGCATTAACAAAAGAAATTGAAGGAAGAGAATTTTATAAAGCTAAAATGGATAGTTTATCTAACCCAGAATTAAAAACAATTTTTCATACTTTAGCAAACATGGAACAAGGTCATGTTGAATATATAAAAAGGTTAATAGAAACATATGAAAATAGTGAATCTTTAGAAGTTGATTTTGAAGAATCTCAAGAGAATATTTTTGAAAAGAGAGAATTAGAAGAAATCACTGGTGGAACAGTAAGTAATATGACTTTGGATTTAACTGTATTAAAAATGGGATACATGATAGAAGACGATTTTATGAAATTCTATTTAAAAGCAGCAGAAAGTGTAGAAGATAAAGAGGCTAAAGAATTATTTTTAAAATTAGCTAAGTGGGAAGAACATCATAGAGATACATTATATGAATACTATAAAAGATTATCAGATGAATATTGGACAAATATGAACTTCACACCATTATATTAATTGGAATGGGTTTTTCCCATTCCATTTATGTTATTAAGGAGGGATAATGTGAAAACTTTAGGAGAAATACTAATTTCTAAAGAACCAATTACTGAAATATTAATGGGCAATCATGCTTTGGTTAGAGCTATGTTAGAATCAGGTGTTAAAGTAGTAACTTCATACCCTGGTTCTCCTACACCAGAAATCGCTGAAGGTATAAGAAGTATTCCAAAAGATAAAAATCCAATGTATTTTGAATTTTCCGTTAACGAAAAAGTAGCTACTGAAGTAGCTTTTGGTGCCGCTATGAATGGACATTTATCAACTGTATTTTTTAAAAGTGTTGGTTTAAATGTAGCAGCTGATTCTTTTGTTCAATTAGGATTATTTGATTTACAAGGTGGAATGGTAATAGTTCTAGGAGATGATCCAGGAGCTAATTCATCTCAAAATGAACAAGATAATAGACATTTTTCTAAACTTTCATATATTCCTATGTTCGAGCCAAACTCACCTAAAGAAGTGTATGAAATGTTTAAAGAGGCTGCTAATATTGCAAAAACTAAACATATGCCAGTTATTTTAAGACTTACTACTCATGTGTGTCATGCAAAAGAAAAAATAGAATTTGATAAATTAGAAATTGAAGAATATGACTATTCCCCAAGGTTTGATCATATAAATGCACCACATATCCCTATTGCTGCTAGAGCATTGGATATGAAAAGAATGGCATTAAAAAGATTAGAAGAATTTAAGAAGATTTCAAATAATTCTAAATTCAATGAATTTATATGTAATGGAAACAAAAAAAGAGGAATTATTGTTGCAGGACTTCCATATTTATCTTTATTAGATGTACTTGAATATGCAAATGAAAAAGTTGATATTTTAAAAATAGGTATTGTCAATCCATTACCTGAAGAAAAAATAATAGAATTTTTGAAAAATCATGAAGAAGTAAAAATACTAGAAGAATTAGATGACATAATGGAAAAAGATATAAAAACATTAGCGTATGAAAATAAAATAAATACAAAAATAATTGGTAAAATTGATATTGAAGATTGGATAGGTGAATATAAACCTGATAAAGTATATGAGATTCTAAAGAAAACATGGCCAGATTTATTACCAGATTTAGAAATAGAAAAAGCTAACATTGAATTAAATCCTAGACCGCCACAATTATGTCCTGGTTGTGGTCATCGTTCAGCATTTCATGCAATAAAATATGCTTTAAAAGAAACTGATATAACAGTTGCTGATATTGGATGCCATACTTTAGGTTTCTTAGAACCATATAATATGGGACAAGTTCTATTATCTATGGGACATTCAACCTCAACAGGCGCGGGTTTATCATTATTTAATAAAACTAGAAATGTTGTTGCATTTTTAGGTGATTCAACGTTATTCCATGCTGGTATTCCAGGAATAATAAATGCAATTTTTAATAATCATAATTTAACTTTGATTATTATGGAAAATGGTACCACAGCAATGACAGGACATCAAGATTTACCTTCTATAGGTAAAAACATTAATGGTCCTACAGAAGCCATTCCTATAAAGAAAATGCTTGAAGGTTTAGGTGTTAAATATATAAGGGAAGTTGATACTTATCAACAAGCAAAACTAAGAGAATATGTTATAGAAGCACAAAAAGAAGAAGGTTTAAAAGTTATAATTGCAAAACATCCATGTATGTTAAAGTTAACCAGAGAACAAAGAAGAAAAGGTACATTTAGAAATAATAAGGTTGAAGTAACTAATAAATGTGATCATCAATATGTATGTATTAGCGATTTCGGATGTCCTGCATATCAAATTACTCCTGAAGGTGATGTATGGGTTCAAGAAGATTTATGTATAGGTGATGGTTCATGTATTCAAACATGTCCTACAAATGCTCTTAGTTTTAAAATTGTATCAAAGGGGATGATAAATAATGAAAGCATTTAATATATATTTAATAGGTGTAGGTGGTCAAGGGATTGGATTGTTAAGTGAAGTTATTATTAGAGCAGCGGATAAATCAGGATTGAATGTAAGAGGCGTTGATACTCATGGATTAGCTCAAAGAGGAGGAACTGTTTCTTCTAATATTAGAATTGGTGATAATATAAATTCACCATTAATTATGAAAGGTCAAGCAGACTTGGTTGTAGCATTAGAAAGACATGAAGCATTAAGAGGAATGAATGACTATTCAAAAAATAATTCTACAGTAATATATTATGATGCAGTTTGGCAACCACTAGATGTAAGATTAAGAAAGACAAAAGAAATTGAAAATGAAACAATTGAAGTTGAGGCAAAAAGAAGAAAAATTAAGTTAATTAAAGTTTTTTTAGATGATTTAAAAGATGCAAGAATGCAAAATATGGCAGTATTAGCTACTATGGCGAAAAACAAGTTAATCCCTAATGTAGAAAAAGAACATTATTTATCAGCTATTAATGACTTATTATCAGGAAATGTATTAGAAAATAATTTAGAACTATTTGAAAAAGTTTTTTCATTATAATTTATACAAAAATGGAGCTTTTTAGCTCCATTTTTGTATATTTATGCTGAAAGAGGTTGTTTGTTTTTAAACATTTGTTTTACTTCATTATCAAATACGTCTTTAATAAATTTTTCCAACTCTTCAATAGAATTAAATCTAATAATTTCTTTTTCAGTAATTTTATTATCCAACCCAATTAATTCTAAAATGAATTTATTATTTTCTGGGTTCATAAAAAATGTTTTAAAATAATGTTTTTTTTCTTCGTACCATTTTACTAACTCATTTGTTTTAATCATATTATTGCCCCCTTTATGTATTTTTATATCATTTCATTTCTACTATTTTGTATGTAATTATATATTACTACAAAACCAATATAAAATCAATTAAGAAAATGTAAAGTTTAAGTAACAAGACTACACTATGGTAGAAAATAGTGTATAATATATATGTATAGAAAGAGAGGTGATCTTATGGCAAGAGATGAAAATATAATTGGTAAAAGAATTGAAATGTTAAGAAAAAGGAAGAATTTATCTAGGGAAAAATTGGGAGCAATTATTGGAATTGCTGGTAATAGTATATATAGAATTGAAGCTGGATATAATTTACCTTCAGCAGATGTAGTAATTGAACTTTCAAAATTTTTTGATGTTCCTGCAGATTACATTTTAGGAATTGATAAAAGTTTTGGAGATCAAACTGGGGTTAATATGAAAAAAATTCCCGTATATGAAAAAGTTGCCGCAGGAGTTGCTGGAGTTGCTGAACCTATTGATTATCCAATTGATGAAATATATATACCTTTAGGTTCTAAGGGTGAATTTGCTGTTGAAGTAGTTGGGGATAGTATGGAACCTGAAATTAAGGAAGGTGACTATGTTATTGTAGATACAAATTCTTTTGTTGAATCTGGTGATAGAGTGGTTGCAATTATTAACGATGGTGCAGACGCTTTAGTTAAAGTATATAGAAAATTTATGGATGGTCCAGCAATGTTATACAGTTTAAATCAAAAATATGATCCAATTGTTTTAACTGAAGAATTAAAGTGGGAAATAGTTGGAAAAGTTGTAAGTTTATATAGAAGATATAGGTGATATATATGAAAAAAGTTATTATTTCAGGATTATTGATGTCCTTTATTTTTGGGACATCCTTTCTTTTTACTAAAAATGCATTAGATTATGTTTCTCCTTTTGAATTTTTAGCATTTAGATTTTCAATAGCATTTTTAACAATGACATTATTACTACTATTTGGGGTGTTTAAATTACAAAGGAAAAACTATTTAAAATTATGGAAGGTAATTATATTTCAACCAATTTTATATTTTATTTTTGAAACAACAGGTATTAATTTAATTCCTTCTTCTGAGGCTGGTATTATTATTGCTAGTATTCCAATAATGATTTCTTTTATAGCCCCCTATTTTTTAAAAGAAAAACCACCTAAAAAACATTATATATATGTTTTTACTAGTTTCTTTGGAGCGTTATTAATATTAGGGTTTAATTCGTTTAAAGGTAATTTACTCGGAGATTTGTTAGTTTTTGGGGCAGTTATTTCAGCTACTTTCTATAATATTGTTGTTAGACTTTTAAAAGATCAATTCAGCCCATTTGAAATTACATATTCTATGATGTTAAGTGGTGCAGTTTTTTTTAATTTATTTATTCCAGATTATACATTATTAGCAAATAAGACTGTGTTTGTTTCTGCAATATATTTAGGTATATTTTCATCAGTAATCACATTCTTTTTATTGAATTATATGATTAGCAAAGCATCACCTATACAAACATCAATTTTTGCTAATTTAACAACTGTAATCTCTGTATTAGCAGGATTCTTATTTAGAAATGAAATAATATATTGGTATCATATTGTTGGTATGTTATTAATTATATTTGGAGTTTGGAAGGTAAATACAGAAAAAATAAGAAAAATAAAATGAGAGAACCTTTGTTCTCTCATTTTAATCTATATTTTTTCTTCACTTTTTTTATTTCATCCCTATATTTTGCAGCATCTTCATATCTCAATTCAGAAGCAGCTTTAAACATTTCCATTTCAAGTAATTGTATATACTCTTCTGGAGTTGTATTTTCTGCAACCTCAAAAATAAATTCTGGTTTTTCTACTTTTTCCATAAATTGTTCGAATATATTTTTAGGCAATTCTTTTACAATTGTTTTTGGAGTTATTTGATGGGTTTCATTATAATCCATTTGTATTTTTCTTCTTCTATTAGTTTCATATATTGCATTTTGCATAGCATCAGTTATTTTATCTGCATATAATATAACTTTACCATTTACATTTCTAGCTGCACGTCCAATTGTTTGTATTAAAGTAGTTTCAGATCTTAAAAATCCTTCTCTATCTGAATCCATAATTGCAACTAATGATACTTCAGGTAAATCTAGTCCTTCTCTCAACAAATTAACACCAATGACTACATCGACTTCTCCACTTCGTAATTTTCTAACAACTTCAGATCTTTCCATTGCATCTAATTCAGAATGCAAATATGTAGCTTTAATTCCTAATAAATTTAAATGATCTGATAACATCTCAGCATCTTTTTTAGTCAATACAACAGCAATAGCTCTTTCATTTCTTTTAATTACTTTTTTTAGTTCTCCTATAAAATCATCAACTTGTCCTATAGTTGGTCTTACAACAACTTCTGGATCAATTAATCCTGTTGGTCTAATAATTTGTTCAACAATTTGTTCAGAATGTTCAAATTCAAACGGACCAGGTGTAGCAGAAACAAAAATTGTTTGTCGTATTCTTTTTAAAAATTCTTCAAATTTTAATGGTCTATTATCAAAAGCTGATGGCAACCTAAATCCATAATCTACTAAATTTTTCTTTCTAGAATGATCTCCTGCCCACATAGCTCTTAATTGTGGAATAGCTATATGTGATTCGTCAATAAAAGTAATAAAATCTTCATCAAAATAATCTAACAAAGTCCAAGGAGGATCTCCAGGTTTTCTATTATCAAAATGTCTAGTATAATTTTCTATACCTTTACAATGTCCTAATGTTTCTAATAACTCCATATCCATTAATGTTCTTTGTTTAATTCTTTGTGCTTCTAATAATTTACCCATTTTTTCAAAATCTTCTACTCTAATTTCTAACTCTTTTCTAATTGATTCTATGGCATTGCGTATTTTTTCTTCTGTAGTAACAAATTCACTTGCTGGGTAAATTGTTATTTTATCAAAAAACTCAATTTTTGTTCTATTTAATATATCAAAAGAATACATTTTTTCTATCTCATCATCAAAAAATTCAACCCTTATTCCAAAATCTTCATAAGGAGGATAAATTTCTAAAACATCACCTTTAAATCTAAAATTTCCACCACTAAACTTATCTTCAGTACGATTATATAACATTTTTGCTAATGATTCTAAAATAAATCTTCTACCATATTCTTTTCCAACTTCAAGTTTTAAGTTTATATTTGCAAAGTCATCTGGATTACCTGATGCATATATAGTAGACACACTTGCAACAACAATGACATCCCTTCTAGTTAATACAGATTTTAAAGTAGATAATCTCATTTTTTGCAGCACTTCATTTATACTTGCATCTTTTTCAATATACATATCTCTTCCAGGTAAATAAGCTTCTGGTTGATAATAATCATAATAACTGATAAAAAATTCTACTTTATTTTCAGGAAAAAATTCTTTAAATTCTCTATATAATTGAACTGCTAGTATTTTATTTGGAGATAATATTAATGTAGGTCTATTTACTTTTTCTATAACATTAGCCATTGTAAATGTTTTACCAGAACCTGTAACGCCTAATAATGTTTGAAATCTATAATTCTTATTCAAGCCTTCTACTAGTTTTTCT comes from the Marinitoga litoralis genome and includes:
- a CDS encoding methylglyoxal synthase, whose protein sequence is MINVALIAHDKKKLDLVMFVKEWKHVFEKCNLYATSSTGALIEEKVGLKITKFASGPYGGDLQIGALITSGNMDFVIFLRDPLTAQPHEPDVSALMRVCDVHNIPLATNLATAEGLVLEIEKKIPLIEGE
- a CDS encoding ferritin family protein, which encodes MKNGIIGILNYALTKEIEGREFYKAKMDSLSNPELKTIFHTLANMEQGHVEYIKRLIETYENSESLEVDFEESQENIFEKRELEEITGGTVSNMTLDLTVLKMGYMIEDDFMKFYLKAAESVEDKEAKELFLKLAKWEEHHRDTLYEYYKRLSDEYWTNMNFTPLY
- a CDS encoding thiamine pyrophosphate-dependent enzyme — its product is MKTLGEILISKEPITEILMGNHALVRAMLESGVKVVTSYPGSPTPEIAEGIRSIPKDKNPMYFEFSVNEKVATEVAFGAAMNGHLSTVFFKSVGLNVAADSFVQLGLFDLQGGMVIVLGDDPGANSSQNEQDNRHFSKLSYIPMFEPNSPKEVYEMFKEAANIAKTKHMPVILRLTTHVCHAKEKIEFDKLEIEEYDYSPRFDHINAPHIPIAARALDMKRMALKRLEEFKKISNNSKFNEFICNGNKKRGIIVAGLPYLSLLDVLEYANEKVDILKIGIVNPLPEEKIIEFLKNHEEVKILEELDDIMEKDIKTLAYENKINTKIIGKIDIEDWIGEYKPDKVYEILKKTWPDLLPDLEIEKANIELNPRPPQLCPGCGHRSAFHAIKYALKETDITVADIGCHTLGFLEPYNMGQVLLSMGHSTSTGAGLSLFNKTRNVVAFLGDSTLFHAGIPGIINAIFNNHNLTLIIMENGTTAMTGHQDLPSIGKNINGPTEAIPIKKMLEGLGVKYIREVDTYQQAKLREYVIEAQKEEGLKVIIAKHPCMLKLTREQRRKGTFRNNKVEVTNKCDHQYVCISDFGCPAYQITPEGDVWVQEDLCIGDGSCIQTCPTNALSFKIVSKGMINNESI
- a CDS encoding 2-oxoacid:acceptor oxidoreductase family protein — translated: MKAFNIYLIGVGGQGIGLLSEVIIRAADKSGLNVRGVDTHGLAQRGGTVSSNIRIGDNINSPLIMKGQADLVVALERHEALRGMNDYSKNNSTVIYYDAVWQPLDVRLRKTKEIENETIEVEAKRRKIKLIKVFLDDLKDARMQNMAVLATMAKNKLIPNVEKEHYLSAINDLLSGNVLENNLELFEKVFSL
- a CDS encoding helix-turn-helix domain-containing protein, with product MARDENIIGKRIEMLRKRKNLSREKLGAIIGIAGNSIYRIEAGYNLPSADVVIELSKFFDVPADYILGIDKSFGDQTGVNMKKIPVYEKVAAGVAGVAEPIDYPIDEIYIPLGSKGEFAVEVVGDSMEPEIKEGDYVIVDTNSFVESGDRVVAIINDGADALVKVYRKFMDGPAMLYSLNQKYDPIVLTEELKWEIVGKVVSLYRRYR
- a CDS encoding DMT family transporter; its protein translation is MKKVIISGLLMSFIFGTSFLFTKNALDYVSPFEFLAFRFSIAFLTMTLLLLFGVFKLQRKNYLKLWKVIIFQPILYFIFETTGINLIPSSEAGIIIASIPIMISFIAPYFLKEKPPKKHYIYVFTSFFGALLILGFNSFKGNLLGDLLVFGAVISATFYNIVVRLLKDQFSPFEITYSMMLSGAVFFNLFIPDYTLLANKTVFVSAIYLGIFSSVITFFLLNYMISKASPIQTSIFANLTTVISVLAGFLFRNEIIYWYHIVGMLLIIFGVWKVNTEKIRKIK
- the uvrB gene encoding excinuclease ABC subunit UvrB gives rise to the protein MNRFKLSSKYKPQGDQPEAIEKLVEGLNKNYRFQTLLGVTGSGKTFTMANVIEKVNRPTLILSPNKILAVQLYREFKEFFPENKVEFFISYYDYYQPEAYLPGRDMYIEKDASINEVLQKMRLSTLKSVLTRRDVIVVASVSTIYASGNPDDFANINLKLEVGKEYGRRFILESLAKMLYNRTEDKFSGGNFRFKGDVLEIYPPYEDFGIRVEFFDDEIEKMYSFDILNRTKIEFFDKITIYPASEFVTTEEKIRNAIESIRKELEIRVEDFEKMGKLLEAQRIKQRTLMDMELLETLGHCKGIENYTRHFDNRKPGDPPWTLLDYFDEDFITFIDESHIAIPQLRAMWAGDHSRKKNLVDYGFRLPSAFDNRPLKFEEFLKRIRQTIFVSATPGPFEFEHSEQIVEQIIRPTGLIDPEVVVRPTIGQVDDFIGELKKVIKRNERAIAVVLTKKDAEMLSDHLNLLGIKATYLHSELDAMERSEVVRKLRSGEVDVVIGVNLLREGLDLPEVSLVAIMDSDREGFLRSETTLIQTIGRAARNVNGKVILYADKITDAMQNAIYETNRRRKIQMDYNETHQITPKTIVKELPKNIFEQFMEKVEKPEFIFEVAENTTPEEYIQLLEMEMFKAASELRYEDAAKYRDEIKKVKKKYRLK